The Chanos chanos chromosome 3, fChaCha1.1, whole genome shotgun sequence genome segment agttgttgtattttttcacaGAATTCCTCTTCCAGTTTGCAGACCTGCTCTTTGTGCAGGGCTTCCGTGGTCTCCGTGTCTTGCAGACAGACTTCCAGCCTCTTCTGGCTAATTTCTATGCGCTCCATTAGAGCCAACTCACTGGAGATGTGCTCCTGCTCCATGCGGCCCAGCTCCTCCGAGTGCTTCTTTCTCAACTCCTGAATCTCCTTATAGAATGCCTCCTCTAGCTGAGCCAGACGCTGCCGCTGCACCTGCAGCTCCTCTAGCCGAATCGAGGCCTCCTCCCGGAGAGTCTGGTTTTCCCCCTGCAGGGATGTGATCATCTGGTTAAAGCAGAGGCGCTCCTCTTCCAGGGAACTCTGATAGTGCTGATGGATGGTGGCCACGTTTTGTGCATGTTCTTCAACTAGGGCGGCCATGTCACGGCTGGTCTGTTGGCAGAGTGTGAGCTCCCTCTGGTGGTCCACTCTGATCCTGCAGGCCATGTAAGCCACTTGGGCTTGGATCAGGACCTcgtggacacagagagagctgccATCGTCTGGAAATCTGTGTCCTATTCTTGCTCGGATAATTTCTACTAATCTAGCATGGGCACTTCGGCTACCTTCCTCGCATGTGCTTTTAATTTCTCGAGAGAGGTCGTGGAGAACAGCTGCCTGTTTCTTTAGCTCAGCAACCAGCCTCTCTCGTCCATCTTCAAAAGACCTACCGGATTCCACATCACAGGACAATGTGTCTCTCGCTAGGTGTCTACTGATGATTTCCTCAGCTAAGTCCTGGGCCTCTTCCATCTCTATCTGTTCCAGGTACGGAGCAAGCTCAGGGGGGCTGACATCAGCGAGACTTCCCTCGTCGCCAACACCAAGCTCACTACTCACTCCCTGGGAACCCCTCTGTGACTCACACAGATCTGAGGTTTTAACAGAAGCTTCTTTGAGAGCTGCATTTTTCTGCTGTAAAGATTCACCTACCTCTGTTAACTCCTTCTGAAAGACTTCAAACTTGTCCTGATAGATACATCTCAGGTTCTGAAGAGTGTACACCAGTTCTGCTTTCATACAAGAACTACGGATGAGGTTCTGACCCAATACACTGTCACCTACTGACAACACGTCACTTAAACCTGTATTCTGTGACTTAAGCTCCTCTACCTCAGAACAAAACGTACTGTCCAACGCAAGTTTCCTTGTCATGATGTCAGTGTAAGCTACTGCCAGGCACTGATGGCTTCTCTTCATGTTTTCTGCATCCTGATGGATCTCACTGAGGATACGCATGAAGTCAGAGTTCAGGTTTTGCAGAGACAATGCCATCTTCTCTAAAACCAGTGCCTCTAACTCTAACCTTCTGGCGAATAGCTTTACGGTGTCCTCTTCTGACTGGGCCTCTGCTCCTTTGACCTCTGGGCTCTCTTGGGAGTTCCAGATCCTGCTAACCTGCCTCATACGAACTGTGACACTGAAAAggtctttctctatctctgctAGAGCTTGCACATGTGATTCTGCCCTACCGTCATCACCCCAGCCTCTCATAACTTCCCTAACcttttctctgcatctctcaACCAACACCAATGCTTCCTCATACTCTCGATTCTGGTGACTCTTATCAGGATCTGACGGGAGGATCCCATCAGGCCTGTCTTGTCCCCCGGGCAGACCCTCCTGAACCCTGTCTCCAGACTGTTCCCTTAGTTCTAATTGATGCTGCTGATCCAGCGTCTTCTGCGTGGCATCTCTTAGTTTCTCTTCTGCAGCAAGCAGCTTGGACTCCAGTGTGTGGATGATACACATGAACTTCTCTGGGTCACTGTAGTCCTGGAAAGAGCTGTCACTCACTATGCTGAGATCTTGCGTCAGATCTTGGCTGCTGTCTTGGGTAAGATCTTGACTGATATTTTCAGTAGCATCCAAGGATGCTCTGTCCACCTGcattctctctgctccctctgaATGGATGTATTTTTGGCACTGGATGCTGGAGAAGCGAATTCTCTGCCTTTTGGCAAGAGTTCCCTCTGTTTCTGAGCTCCTTCTAGCAAGTGTTACCCCTGAGGTGGGACAAAAGggctctttgttttctgttcccTTCCCCTGCGCACCATCAAGCACATCGTCCTGAGATCTGGATTGCTCCATTCTCAAGTCCGCATATCCCAACCTCAAGGCGTTCAGATGCTCTTCCAGCTCAGCAATCCGATCCTCCGCCACCACCAGTTTAGCCTGGAGGTCCTGCTCGGCCTTACGTGGCTCTGACTCCTCTGTGTGACCCTGCCCCATTTGAGAGAGAAGTTCCTCCTTTTCTTGCAAGAGGAGTTCCGTTTCCTCTAGGCTGCTCCCAAGGGCACCAATTTTGATCAGAGCCTCCTTCAGATCTTGCTCCTTCTGCTGCACCAGCCGCTCATAAGTCTCCTTAGTCTGCTgtacctcctcctccttctctagTAACACGCGGCTGATTTTTGCAAACTCCTCTGAAACCCTTTCGTAAGAGCTCTCCAGGGAGTAGTactctgtctcctcctttcttAGGCGGGCCTGGAGTTTTCCCACCTCCCTGTCTGCCTCCGTGATCTGGTTAAGCAGCTCCTGACAGCGGCAGGTGAGGCGGTCCCGCTCCTCCTCTAGCCTCCTGACATTCTCCCTGAGTGTGTCTGCCACATCTGACTGAGCAGACAGCTCCTCCTGTAGCCGCTGCACCTCCTCCCTGACCTCTGTGCCCAATGGCCCTCCTCCCCTAAGCAATGCCTCCATCTGCTGCCGTGTTTCCTGCAGCTGATCCTCCACTTCACGCCTACTCTCTTCCGACTCAGCTAGCCGGCGGGTAAGGGCCTGTCGCTCCCGTTCATATTTGTCCACCAGGGAGCGCTTTTCCTTCAGTTCCCGCTGTTCTCTTAGAGCCTGTGCTTCCTCCATCGCGATGAGCCGGCCTGTGACTTCCGTAAGGCGCTCCTGTAGTCGCTGCGTTTCCCTTTGCTGGTCCCTGTGCAGCGCCTGCTGCCGCTCTAACTGCCGCAGAGCCTGATTCTTTTCCAGTAAGCTAGCCTCCACATCTCGCAGGCGGTCCTCGCTATCCCGGAGTTGAGCGCGTAACGTGGCTTCGCTACGGTTCCACTCCTCCTCGCGCTCGATACATCGGCTCTGCTCCATCTTCAGCTCACTCCGCATGCGAGCCACAGCCTGCTCACTCTCCACGATCTCAGCCATGGCTGCGTTCAGCTTCACCTGAAGGGCTTCGATCTCTGCCTCGTGTCGACAAATGATGTCCTGCGCTTCGCTGTAGCTCCGCCTTAAACTGTGGACCTGCTGACTGGCCAGGTCGTGTTTGCGCTGCTGGGAGGCAAGCTCCGATTTGAGATCCTGATTCAATCTGCTGAGTCTTTGCCATTGTGTCTGATGAGTGGACGACGAGGaagctgatgatgatgatgacggcAACCCGGAGGAAGGCTTGCCAGGTGTGGTGGTCTTTAAGAGATTGAAGACATTTTGATTAGTTATACTCtgattcctcttttttctcccctcactGACATGGAATGCCACATCTCTGGGGTTGCTGGGAGTTTCCGTGGACTTTAAACATTAATGACTGCATGCATAAGCTTCCCACTGTGCTTTTTCAAAGGGGGTGTCAagtaatgatttaaaaaaatcaaaataaaatgacactgGGATAAATGTgtaccaaacaaacaatgtgaaGGAATccatgaaaaatgtgaaaaaaaaaaactttgtggaATGACAAGGTGATGATCGGTCACAAAATTTGGTGCGGCTAACAGGGTCGTGTTTACACTTCAGCCGTGGAAAATATGTGTTTCTCACATCACTTCtaaaaaagaaatggcaaaagctcaaataataatacagaaatatttCTCAGAGAAAAGTCTGTGAATATATACAAAGGCGGTCTttggaaaagacaaaacagacaaacagacatacttCAAACAGATGGTCACATTCTGTCAAGACCCACGGACATGAGCGTCATGCAAACGtatgagtgagggagtgagtgcagggaacaggagagaaaaagcaCAGTTCAAAGCTTGGGTACGGTTCGCAGCATTTCTCACCTTGAGCAAACTAGCAATTCAgtccaaaaccaaaccaaatcaacGCCCAGAGAGTGTGAGACTCCATCAAAACAGTTAGTAACTCATGCCTCAGCTTGCCCATGCATGTTGTGATTAGATCCCAAGACACATTAGCAACAAATTACCATCACACCCATCAGGTTCGACAGAAcagttaaaatggattttaccATACGTACCACTGACagcattcatttttcaaaacctTGACTATTTCATTATGTCAACAGCATCTAAGCTACACAAACCCTCTCAGCTACTATTTATCAACGCTAGCATTTTGCTAATCTGCTATGGCTAGGTATCTAAGTTGCATAGCATACTGATGCATGTATACGTACATACGTATCAGACTCTAAACCTATTCTCCTGTTATTGTACTGCTTGTTCCTTGTACCATGAGGCTTTTTAACACAGCTTTCTGTACCAAAGCCTTAAATTTATATTATTTTCTCAGTCAGAGATTTAGCAAACGATACCTGTAGCACGTAGCCCTCGCGTGCACTCTGCTCTCGGCCACGCGCATCTTGTAGCTGCTCTTGTAAAAGGCTGTTTTGTTCCTGTAGTCTGGCTAGCTCTTTCTGTGTCTGCCCCAGCtgcaaaccaaacaaataaacaaacgaaacaGAAAATACATATCACGCCTTCAAAtcttttgtgagtgtgtgtgcgcttttctaaaagaaaacatttacacattcaGCAAACTGTGGACTACTGCACATCATATCCAAGTCACAGAGAGGCTGAACAGGGACAAAACCACACCTCTTTGTCCAGAACGGCAGCAAGCTCTTGTGGGGGAAGACTGCTGCTTCCTGTGAGGTCAGATTGAAGGGAGGCGGAGCTGACAGTGATTGGCACTTGCTTCTCCTCTCTAAGAGGCGTGGTTTCCACCTGATGCCACCTCTGCTCAATCTCCACTTGTATGTCAGGAGCACTCACAACCCCTCTCTGAACACCGTCAGGTTGGTCCACTTCCATCTGCCCCTGAACCTCCTCCCTCGGGACTTTTGGCTCATTTCTTGTTGCCGTGGAAACAGCCGGCGTGTTGGGCGGAGGCGTGGTCTGCCGGAAACGATGCCGCCGTACGTGCTCCTGCTCCGCTTCCTCTTTTGGCTGTGCGGACTTCCTGTCAGTGGCGTGAGCGATGGAAACAGACGAGGAGGTCTGAGGAGAGGAAATCGTTGAACCAGGAGAAGACGTGGCagaagaagaggatgaaggggaagagaaggaggtggaggtgagGATGATGTCTAACGTCCCTGCCCGTTCTCGAGAGCCACGCTCATGTCTCCGCTTTTCCTGCTCGGGCTGAGACTCCGTCCAGTCGAAGGTTTTGGACCGCCCCTCTCGCCGGCGATCCCGCACGCGGCTTTTCCGCTGCTCGGGGAGAGGCTCCTCGTGGCTGATGACATCACTCGACCCTGAACTGCGGGATGAGGTTTGACTGGGTTCAGGCTCTAACCCAGCTCTCGCTCCAGTACGATCTTCTGGGAGAGTGCTGGAGGGGGAGAGCAgaataaagaagaagaggatgagaaCAAGGGACAGGAATAAAGAAGAAacattgagagagaggatgaaaacgagagacaagcagacagagagagagagttaggtgaCAGGTTATGTTCAATTCTGTAAATGGGCACAAGgaataaacacacatctaacgTTGGCACTTGCATCAAAAACTAATGTTGACAACAAGCACTAGCTACAGCAAGtcacacagatacaacacacactcccagaatacacacacagatacaacacacactcccagaacacacacacagatacaacacacactcccagaacacacacacagatacaacacacactcccagaatacacacacagatacaacacacactcccagaatacacacacagatacaacacacactcccagaacacacacaaatacaacacacactcccagaacacacacagatacaacacacactcccagaacacacacagatacaacacacactcccagaacacacacaaatacaatacacactcccagaacacacagatacaacacacactcccagaacacacacagacacacacagatacaacacacactcccagaacacacacagacacacacagatacaacacacactcccagaacacacacagatacaacacacactcccagaacacacagatacaacacacactccctgaccAACGGGGTCAACTGACTAGACTGCTGTGTGCAATCAGGTCATTGCGTGCgtagtatgtgtgcatgttcatctatgtgcgtctttgtgtgtatgtgtgtgtgcttgtttatctatatgtgtgtgtgtgtgtgtgttatgtgtgtgcgtgtgtgtgttatatgtgtgtgtgtgtgtgtgtgtgtgtgtgtgttatgtgtgtgtgtgtgtgtgcgtgtgtgtgtgttacgtgtgcGTGTTGCTATTTGGGATGTAAATATGTTGAGGGTGTGGGAGGTGGGGCGTCCATTCGCAAGCTGCTTAGAATTTCACTTCGAAGGATAAACCCAGAGGCTGATGCAAGTCCCTATTCCTATCTCCCCTACCAATGAACAGGGGATGAAAATGGATGgagtg includes the following:
- the mprip gene encoding myosin phosphatase Rho-interacting protein isoform X5 — protein: MSAKDNPCRKFQANIFNKSKCQNCFKPRESHLLNDEDCSQAKPIYGGWLLLAPEGTNFDNPLHRSRKWQRRFFVLYEHGLLRYALDEMPTTLAQGTINMNVCVDVVDGEAVTGQKNALCISTPDREHYIRSESKDVISGWQEALIVYPRTNKQNQKKKRKVEPHTAQQVPDLLAPSVSLGNMNGLSEPGPAKVAVTSSTGSIPCLPSSIAQAERVPPTRASLWQEDRGHRTPLPTSHSTSCLSQHTQSEDSGSLTSGGRKVRVESGYFSLEKNKPKQQLQEPQQQQPLSLPTSSSSSSSSSCPSHPRYTSSDSDLLSSPSYPSFNTQTLSDTHACPDTQTNTAYRAHTLCSPLTSSQSSLESEPSLEGWGTVSHAGGAQGRGGRGYVELADVPRARRLSHREAFRSERKHQELRARTRSPGREEIARLFGEERRRSQVIERFESLDTSATEHMDTEPSSAPPTASSTNQRQGRAERRQPAQKQELSLDAGLERKVTDAFSFRRAKSLDRRATESSMTISPSLLSQPDLLNFKKGWMTKLYEDAVWKKHWFVLTDQSLKYYRDSVAEEAADMDGEIDLSSCYDVTEFPVQRNYGFQIHSKGGAITLSAMTSGIRRSWMQAIMKNARPAVAPDVTRTLPEDRTGARAGLEPEPSQTSSRSSGSSDVISHEEPLPEQRKSRVRDRRREGRSKTFDWTESQPEQEKRRHERGSRERAGTLDIILTSTSFSSPSSSSSATSSPGSTISSPQTSSSVSIAHATDRKSAQPKEEAEQEHVRRHRFRQTTPPPNTPAVSTATRNEPKVPREEVQGQMEVDQPDGVQRGVLGQTQKELARLQEQNSLLQEQLQDARGREQSAREGYVLQTTTPGKPSSGLPSSSSSASSSSTHQTQWQRLSRLNQDLKSELASQQRKHDLASQQVHSLRRSYSEAQDIICRHEAEIEALQVKLNAAMAEIVESEQAVARMRSELKMEQSRCIEREEEWNRSEATLRAQLRDSEDRLRDVEASLLEKNQALRQLERQQALHRDQQRETQRLQERLTEVTGRLIAMEEAQALREQRELKEKRSLVDKYERERQALTRRLAESEESRREVEDQLQETRQQMEALLRGGGPLGTEVREEVQRLQEELSAQSDVADTLRENVRRLEEERDRLTCRCQELLNQITEADREVGKLQARLRKEETEYYSLESSYERVSEEFAKISRVLLEKEEEVQQTKETYERLVQQKEQDLKEALIKIGALGSSLEETELLLQEKEELLSQMGQGHTEESEPRKAEQDLQAKLVVAEDRIAELEEHLNALRLGYADLRMEQSRSQDDVLDGAQGKGTENKEPFCPTSGVTLARRSSETEGTLAKRQRIRFSSIQCQKYIHSEGAERMQVDRASLDATENISQDLTQDSSQDLTQDLSIVSDSSFQDYSDPEKFMCIIHTLESKLLAAEEKLRDATQKTLDQQHQLELREQSGDRVQEGLPGGQDRPDGILPSDPDKSHQNREYEEALVLVERCREKVREVMRGWGDDGRAESHVQALAEIEKDLFSVTVRMRQVSRIWNSQESPEVKGAEAQSEEDTVKLFARRLELEALVLEKMALSLQNLNSDFMRILSEIHQDAENMKRSHQCLAVAYTDIMTRKLALDSTFCSEVEELKSQNTGLSDVLSVGDSVLGQNLIRSSCMKAELVYTLQNLRCIYQDKFEVFQKELTEVGESLQQKNAALKEASVKTSDLCESQRGSQGVSSELGVGDEGSLADVSPPELAPYLEQIEMEEAQDLAEEIISRHLARDTLSCDVESGRSFEDGRERLVAELKKQAAVLHDLSREIKSTCEEGSRSAHARLVEIIRARIGHRFPDDGSSLCVHEVLIQAQVAYMACRIRVDHQRELTLCQQTSRDMAALVEEHAQNVATIHQHYQSSLEEERLCFNQMITSLQGENQTLREEASIRLEELQVQRQRLAQLEEAFYKEIQELRKKHSEELGRMEQEHISSELALMERIEISQKRLEVCLQDTETTEALHKEQVCKLEEEFCEKIQQLETVHEEQILRLHEQYKRTIQSLEERRRCEEDKSVEESHASFSEETSIPAEDLCRMEEGEGPVQDVDPMSLLRGRILELESQMSTMRDELENKPPEGDVASLREKYQRDLDSLKATCERGFAAMEETHQKVVEDLQRQHQREISKLLQERDRLLEEETAATIAAIEAMKNAHREELEKTQRAQLSGVSADIDELRTQYEEELQSIRRELEVLSEQYSQKCLENAHLAQALEAERQALCQCQRENQELHAHNQELNNRLTVEISRMRSCFRETATSPLTQGKDLYELEVLLRVKESEIQYLKQEIHSLKDELQSALRDKKYATDKYKDMYTELSLVKAKADCDISKLREKLLAANEALGERGAEEGAVTAGYDIMKSKSNPDFLKKGRSRPMRGVRSKSLKEGLTVQERMKIFEAKDSRKI
- the mprip gene encoding myosin phosphatase Rho-interacting protein isoform X3, with translation MSAKDNPCRKFQANIFNKSKCQNCFKPRESHLLNDEDCSQAKPIYGGWLLLAPEGTNFDNPLHRSRKWQRRFFVLYEHGLLRYALDEMPTTLAQGTINMNVCVDVVDGEAVTGQKNALCISTPDREHYIRSESKDVISGWQEALIVYPRTNKQNQKKKRKVEPHTAQQVPDLLAPSVSLGNMNGLSEPGPAKVAVTSSTGSIPCLPSSIAQAERVPPTRASLWQEDRGHRTPLPTSHSTSCLSQHTQSEDSGSLTSGGRKVRVESGYFSLEKNKPKQQLQEPQQQQPLSLPTSSSSSSSSSCPSHPRYTSSDSDLLSSPSYPSFNTQTLSDTHACPDTQTNTAYRAHTLCSPLTSSQSSLESEPSLEGWGTVSHAGGAQGRGGRGYVELADVPRARRLSHREAFRSERKHQELRARTRSPGREEIARLFGEERRRSQVIERFESLDTSATEHMDTEPSSAPPTASSTNQRQGRAERRQPAQKQELSLDAGLERKVTDAFSFRRAKSLDRRATESSMTPDLLNFKKGWMTKLYEDAVWKKHWFVLTDQSLKYYRDSVAEEAADMDGEIDLSSCYDVTEFPVQRNYGFQIHSKGGAITLSAMTSGIRRSWMQAIMKNARPAVAPDVTRTLPEDRTGARAGLEPEPSQTSSRSSGSSDVISHEEPLPEQRKSRVRDRRREGRSKTFDWTESQPEQEKRRHERGSRERAGTLDIILTSTSFSSPSSSSSATSSPGSTISSPQTSSSVSIAHATDRKSAQPKEEAEQEHVRRHRFRQTTPPPNTPAVSTATRNEPKVPREEVQGQMEVDQPDGVQRGVVSAPDIQVEIEQRWHQVETTPLREEKQVPITVSSASLQSDLTGSSSLPPQELAAVLDKELGQTQKELARLQEQNSLLQEQLQDARGREQSAREGYVLQTTTPGKPSSGLPSSSSSASSSSTHQTQWQRLSRLNQDLKSELASQQRKHDLASQQVHSLRRSYSEAQDIICRHEAEIEALQVKLNAAMAEIVESEQAVARMRSELKMEQSRCIEREEEWNRSEATLRAQLRDSEDRLRDVEASLLEKNQALRQLERQQALHRDQQRETQRLQERLTEVTGRLIAMEEAQALREQRELKEKRSLVDKYERERQALTRRLAESEESRREVEDQLQETRQQMEALLRGGGPLGTEVREEVQRLQEELSAQSDVADTLRENVRRLEEERDRLTCRCQELLNQITEADREVGKLQARLRKEETEYYSLESSYERVSEEFAKISRVLLEKEEEVQQTKETYERLVQQKEQDLKEALIKIGALGSSLEETELLLQEKEELLSQMGQGHTEESEPRKAEQDLQAKLVVAEDRIAELEEHLNALRLGYADLRMEQSRSQDDVLDGAQGKGTENKEPFCPTSGVTLARRSSETEGTLAKRQRIRFSSIQCQKYIHSEGAERMQVDRASLDATENISQDLTQDSSQDLTQDLSIVSDSSFQDYSDPEKFMCIIHTLESKLLAAEEKLRDATQKTLDQQHQLELREQSGDRVQEGLPGGQDRPDGILPSDPDKSHQNREYEEALVLVERCREKVREVMRGWGDDGRAESHVQALAEIEKDLFSVTVRMRQVSRIWNSQESPEVKGAEAQSEEDTVKLFARRLELEALVLEKMALSLQNLNSDFMRILSEIHQDAENMKRSHQCLAVAYTDIMTRKLALDSTFCSEVEELKSQNTGLSDVLSVGDSVLGQNLIRSSCMKAELVYTLQNLRCIYQDKFEVFQKELTEVGESLQQKNAALKEASVKTSDLCESQRGSQGVSSELGVGDEGSLADVSPPELAPYLEQIEMEEAQDLAEEIISRHLARDTLSCDVESGRSFEDGRERLVAELKKQAAVLHDLSREIKSTCEEGSRSAHARLVEIIRARIGHRFPDDGSSLCVHEVLIQAQVAYMACRIRVDHQRELTLCQQTSRDMAALVEEHAQNVATIHQHYQSSLEEERLCFNQMITSLQGENQTLREEASIRLEELQVQRQRLAQLEEAFYKEIQELRKKHSEELGRMEQEHISSELALMERIEISQKRLEVCLQDTETTEALHKEQVCKLEEEFCEKIQQLETVHEEQILRLHEQYKRTIQSLEERRRCEEDKSVEESHASFSEETSIPAEDLCRMEEGEGPVQDVDPMSLLRGRILELESQMSTMRDELENKPPEGDVASLREKYQRDLDSLKATCERGFAAMEETHQKVVEDLQRQHQREISKLLQERDRLLEEETAATIAAIEAMKNAHREELEKTQRAQLSGVSADIDELRTQYEEELQSIRRELEVLSEQYSQKCLENAHLAQALEAERQALCQCQRENQELHAHNQELNNRLTVEISRMRSCFRETATSPLTQGKDLYELEVLLRVKESEIQYLKQEIHSLKDELQSALRDKKYATDKYKDMYTELSLVKAKADCDISKLREKLLAANEALGERGAEEGAVTAGYDIMKSKSNPDFLKKGRSRPMRGVRSKSLKEGLTVQERMKIFEAKDSRKI
- the mprip gene encoding myosin phosphatase Rho-interacting protein isoform X1, yielding MSAKDNPCRKFQANIFNKSKCQNCFKPRESHLLNDEDCSQAKPIYGGWLLLAPEGTNFDNPLHRSRKWQRRFFVLYEHGLLRYALDEMPTTLAQGTINMNVCVDVVDGEAVTGQKNALCISTPDREHYIRSESKDVISGWQEALIVYPRTNKQNQKKKRKVEPHTAQQVPDLLAPSVSLGNMNGLSEPGPAKVAVTSSTGSIPCLPSSIAQAERVPPTRASLWQEDRGHRTPLPTSHSTSCLSQHTQSEDSGSLTSGGRKVRVESGYFSLEKNKPKQQLQEPQQQQPLSLPTSSSSSSSSSCPSHPRYTSSDSDLLSSPSYPSFNTQTLSDTHACPDTQTNTAYRAHTLCSPLTSSQSSLESEPSLEGWGTVSHAGGAQGRGGRGYVELADVPRARRLSHREAFRSERKHQELRARTRSPGREEIARLFGEERRRSQVIERFESLDTSATEHMDTEPSSAPPTASSTNQRQGRAERRQPAQKQELSLDAGLERKVTDAFSFRRAKSLDRRATESSMTISPSLLSQPDLLNFKKGWMTKLYEDAVWKKHWFVLTDQSLKYYRDSVAEEAADMDGEIDLSSCYDVTEFPVQRNYGFQIHSKGGAITLSAMTSGIRRSWMQAIMKNARPAVAPDVTRTLPEDRTGARAGLEPEPSQTSSRSSGSSDVISHEEPLPEQRKSRVRDRRREGRSKTFDWTESQPEQEKRRHERGSRERAGTLDIILTSTSFSSPSSSSSATSSPGSTISSPQTSSSVSIAHATDRKSAQPKEEAEQEHVRRHRFRQTTPPPNTPAVSTATRNEPKVPREEVQGQMEVDQPDGVQRGVVSAPDIQVEIEQRWHQVETTPLREEKQVPITVSSASLQSDLTGSSSLPPQELAAVLDKELGQTQKELARLQEQNSLLQEQLQDARGREQSAREGYVLQTTTPGKPSSGLPSSSSSASSSSTHQTQWQRLSRLNQDLKSELASQQRKHDLASQQVHSLRRSYSEAQDIICRHEAEIEALQVKLNAAMAEIVESEQAVARMRSELKMEQSRCIEREEEWNRSEATLRAQLRDSEDRLRDVEASLLEKNQALRQLERQQALHRDQQRETQRLQERLTEVTGRLIAMEEAQALREQRELKEKRSLVDKYERERQALTRRLAESEESRREVEDQLQETRQQMEALLRGGGPLGTEVREEVQRLQEELSAQSDVADTLRENVRRLEEERDRLTCRCQELLNQITEADREVGKLQARLRKEETEYYSLESSYERVSEEFAKISRVLLEKEEEVQQTKETYERLVQQKEQDLKEALIKIGALGSSLEETELLLQEKEELLSQMGQGHTEESEPRKAEQDLQAKLVVAEDRIAELEEHLNALRLGYADLRMEQSRSQDDVLDGAQGKGTENKEPFCPTSGVTLARRSSETEGTLAKRQRIRFSSIQCQKYIHSEGAERMQVDRASLDATENISQDLTQDSSQDLTQDLSIVSDSSFQDYSDPEKFMCIIHTLESKLLAAEEKLRDATQKTLDQQHQLELREQSGDRVQEGLPGGQDRPDGILPSDPDKSHQNREYEEALVLVERCREKVREVMRGWGDDGRAESHVQALAEIEKDLFSVTVRMRQVSRIWNSQESPEVKGAEAQSEEDTVKLFARRLELEALVLEKMALSLQNLNSDFMRILSEIHQDAENMKRSHQCLAVAYTDIMTRKLALDSTFCSEVEELKSQNTGLSDVLSVGDSVLGQNLIRSSCMKAELVYTLQNLRCIYQDKFEVFQKELTEVGESLQQKNAALKEASVKTSDLCESQRGSQGVSSELGVGDEGSLADVSPPELAPYLEQIEMEEAQDLAEEIISRHLARDTLSCDVESGRSFEDGRERLVAELKKQAAVLHDLSREIKSTCEEGSRSAHARLVEIIRARIGHRFPDDGSSLCVHEVLIQAQVAYMACRIRVDHQRELTLCQQTSRDMAALVEEHAQNVATIHQHYQSSLEEERLCFNQMITSLQGENQTLREEASIRLEELQVQRQRLAQLEEAFYKEIQELRKKHSEELGRMEQEHISSELALMERIEISQKRLEVCLQDTETTEALHKEQVCKLEEEFCEKIQQLETVHEEQILRLHEQYKRTIQSLEERRRCEEDKSVEESHASFSEETSIPAEDLCRMEEGEGPVQDVDPMSLLRGRILELESQMSTMRDELENKPPEGDVASLREKYQRDLDSLKATCERGFAAMEETHQKVVEDLQRQHQREISKLLQERDRLLEEETAATIAAIEAMKNAHREELEKTQRAQLSGVSADIDELRTQYEEELQSIRRELEVLSEQYSQKCLENAHLAQALEAERQALCQCQRENQELHAHNQELNNRLTVEISRMRSCFRETATSPLTQGKDLYELEVLLRVKESEIQYLKQEIHSLKDELQSALRDKKYATDKYKDMYTELSLVKAKADCDISKLREKLLAANEALGERGAEEGAVTAGYDIMKSKSNPDFLKKGRSRPMRGVRSKSLKEGLTVQERMKIFEAKDSRKI